In Ostrea edulis chromosome 6, xbOstEdul1.1, whole genome shotgun sequence, a single window of DNA contains:
- the LOC130047366 gene encoding cholecystokinin receptor type A-like — MDYNYTNGTDALFTNLSMFSNGTRNNSDSGRSYTISNPHFISSGPVFDDVNCKYLTSVLLPSLVYVSILLLVGIPGNLMVIYVYSCRWSASTSRVFILALGSYDFINCLSSLTTEIVLLSRFLNFDFPIWCKVSRFVTASINSGSTFILVAIATDRFLRICRIHKDPISVELSRSLVIISVFFAAMTSWPTLLLYGTYTVIIPLKPPIYLKGKTCLITDSMVDTKYPLEFVIFLFSSHFMVYLVLIVLYSFVGRAICHQQTYRKSLRPTSKAKNVPKTEVDNKTEGSQTSTEEDPRRTPMRPRTASSNRFSFVFWKNLSLKSKTATVKKKSTGSDKKLMKELKQSLKTRSSSDSKVPKSRRNIHAGKTTLMLFLVTLLFNLSFLPYLIIVILRYTDPYFYTRLTSGGKAVYNVVLRSYFLNSVVNPIVYCFMSKHFRKLSKEALQSLICCARD; from the coding sequence ATGGATTATAACTATACAAATGGAACGGATGCTCTGTTCACTAACTTATCGATGTTTTCCAACGGAACAAGAAATAATTCTGATAGTGGGCGATCATATACAATATCGAATCCACACTTTATATCATCTGGTCCGGTGTTTGATGACGTAAATTGCAAATATTTGACGTCAGTGTTGTTGCCATCCCTGGTTTACGTCAGTATTCTGCTTCTTGTAGGCATTCCGGGGAATCTTATGGTTATTTACGTGTACTCATGCAGATGGAGTGCGAGCACGTCTCGAGTGTTTATCTTGGCCTTAGGATCGTATGATTTCATCAACTGTTTATCGTCTCTGACCACAGAAATTGTCCTCCTATCCCGCTTTCTGAATTTTGACTTTCCAATCTGGTGTAAGGTATCCAGATTTGTGACAGCTTCCATCAACAGCGGTTCCACCTTCATTCTGGTTGCCATCGCGACAGATCGTTTCCTTAGAATCTGTAGGATACACAAAGACCCAATATCTGTGGAACTGTCACGAAGTCTCGTTATCATTTCTGTGTTCTTTGCGGCCATGACGTCATGGCCTACATTATTACTGTACGGGACATACACTGTAATTATCCCACTGAAACCGCCGATTTATCTAAAAGGGAAAACATGTCTGATCACAGACAGTATGGTGGACACAAAATACCCGTTagaatttgttatttttctgtTTTCCTCTCACTTCATGGTGTACTTGGTGCTGATCGTTTTATACTCTTTTGTGGGCCGAGCTATCTGCCACCAACAAACTTATAGAAAGTCTCTAAGACCGACATCCAAGGCAAAGAATGTCCCCAAAACAGAAGTTGACAATAAGACAGAAGGTTCGCAGACAAGTACGGAAGAGGACCCTCGACGGACTCCGATGAGGCCCAGAACTGCATCGTCAAACAGGTTCTCTTTTGTGTTTTGGAAAAACTTATCTTTAAAATCTAAGACAGCAACTGTAAAGAAGAAATCCACCGGATCTGACAAGAAATTAATGAAGGAACTGAAGCAATCTTTGAAAACGCGTTCGTCATCAGACTCAAAAGTCCCCAAATCCCGGAGGAATATTCACGCTGGCAAGACCACGTTAATGCTATTTCTGGTCACCCTCCTCTTTAATCTATCATTTTTACCTTACTTGATCATCGTTATTCTCCGTTACACTGACCCATATTTCTACACGCGCCTGACTTCCGGTGGTAAAGCGGTGTATAATGTAGTCCTTCGGTCGTATTTTCTAAACTCAGTAGTGAATCCCATTGTTTATTGCTTCATGAGCAAGCATTTCAGAAAACTCAGCAAAGAAGCGCTCCAGTCATTAATCTGTTGTGCACGTGATTAA